A genomic segment from Candidatus Rokuibacteriota bacterium encodes:
- a CDS encoding HAD family hydrolase: protein MVVYAFDVDETLEVSKGPVKLVDLAKLREDGHIVGLCGNWAMVTLHYPGWHHICSFVGPCGIEKHDFLRQLRQHIPGQDYVMVGNILGISGASDDRGAAERAGWRFIKESEFAKGVR from the coding sequence ATGGTCGTGTACGCGTTCGACGTGGATGAGACCCTGGAGGTCAGCAAGGGGCCTGTGAAGCTGGTCGATCTCGCCAAGTTGCGCGAGGACGGCCATATCGTCGGCCTCTGTGGGAATTGGGCGATGGTGACGCTGCACTATCCGGGCTGGCACCACATCTGCTCGTTCGTGGGGCCATGCGGCATCGAGAAGCACGACTTTTTGCGCCAGCTGCGGCAGCACATTCCGGGGCAAGACTACGTGATGGTCGGCAACATCCTCGGCATCTCCGGCGCGAGCGACGACCGCGGCGCTGCGGAGCGCGCAGGCTGGCGCTTCAT
- a CDS encoding nitroreductase family deazaflavin-dependent oxidoreductase codes for MAEYIPSPRDWVREQVELYEGSGGTKGTTLRDTGLPVIIVTNTGNKTGAIRKTPLMRVKDGANYVLVGSQGGAPTHPVWVHNLRVNPAVELRDHTVVQAMRVREVENEAERARLWALAVAAFPPYAEYQAKTTRKIPVFVAEPNR; via the coding sequence ATGGCAGAGTATATTCCCAGCCCCAGGGATTGGGTGCGTGAACAGGTCGAACTCTACGAGGGCAGTGGCGGGACCAAAGGCACCACGCTTCGCGACACCGGGTTGCCGGTGATCATCGTGACCAACACCGGCAATAAGACCGGCGCGATCCGTAAGACCCCGCTCATGCGCGTCAAGGACGGCGCCAACTATGTCCTTGTCGGGTCGCAGGGCGGGGCACCGACGCACCCGGTCTGGGTGCACAACCTGCGCGTGAACCCGGCCGTCGAGCTTCGCGACCATACGGTGGTGCAGGCGATGCGGGTGCGCGAGGTCGAGAACGAAGCCGAGCGGGCCCGGCTCTGGGCTCTTGCCGTCGCGGCGTTTCCGCCGTACGCGGAATACCAAGCAAAGACCACCCGGAAGATCCCGGTCTTCGTCGCAGAGCCGAACCGCTAG